CCAGACAGCTAAGCTTGTCTGAGAAGACTGAACTATCCTGCCTTGAGCTATGATTTGTCCCATTTATAATATTGGATGTGGCTATATCAAAGGCTTCCATATGTTCGTGGATGCTTTCAAAAACTAGTTGCactaataatttaaattttataatTCCTTTTTGTTAAATTCCTTTTAATCTATACTCCTGTTTGGAAACTACCTTCTTGTAAAgtagtgcttttttttcccttaggtGTTTATGTGTTAAGGATGTCAAGATTTATAATTTGAATAAATTTTTTATAGCTGGTATCTTTATGAACTACTGCTGGTTACAGCTGATACCACTCCATGGAATAGCTACTCAACTGTTTTGTCTTCTGTATTGCTATATTTCAGCCTAAATCAACTGTCATTGGATTAATCAGGGAAATGATTGCAAAATTTGAGGAAGAGCTCCCTTTGTATTCACTGTCATCTTCTGATGCAGCTAGGCAATCGGAACTTCTCTCCTACATTGCAAAGATTACTCAAGGTGTGGATGTTTTCATATATTTGTTAGTAATGTTCTTACCCAGTGTACGCTTTGTTTATTGTTATTACTTGATACCGCAAAGATGCCTATGCAATTTTAATATCTGAGGTTTTAGTGTTTGCATGTCCGTAGTGTttggtattttcctttgtataaTCAAAAGTGCCTATTTTTTAACAGAGAGCTCAGATTCTCTTCATTTGAGTAAGCAGCTCGTTTTGCATTTAAGCCTACTGAAAAATTCTGTAGACTTGTTACTACTCATTTGCTGGAAATTACTGCAGCAAAGCTCAATATGAGATCTTGTGTAAgagaaatgtgattttattaTAAACAAGTTGATTTTACCAAGTTATAATCATTCATTCTCTCAGATATCATTCACTCATACTCTCACATCCACAGTCATAAGCCCTGAGACCCATCTGACCACAGTCACTGGTGGGCAACACTGAGGACAAGGAGTGCTGTCTGTTGAGTCCATATCATGTCTCTTGGGTTCTTCTTGTTCAGTGGTGACAAGCTGATTTTGGACTTGACTTTTATACCCTTCAGGAGTGGATGCCATTTGGCATTTTTGCCTCATTACTTTATCTCGCCCATTGTAAGTCTTGGGCAAAATTCCTGATTTTCACAGTTCTCATGTTTTCTTTATATGGGTATTTTATGGGTCCAGTTCTGTTGTTGTTCATCCTGACACATTTTCTTTagttcagtgttttcttcttccttcttttagtGAAATCATGATGGTGATCTGCAGCACCTAGTGCAAACCTTCCCCTTTAACCCTTTTCTGCTATTTCTTCTGATAattatgtacacacacatgcttGTGAGCACACGTGCATGTCCACACAATTCACATTCCTAGGCAGTCAATGTTTCTGTTACAAATCTCTCTGCCTTATACTCAGAATTGTTGTGTTATCAGTAGCATTGGCTAAAGAACCTCAGATCATTGTATTTGAATAAAACTCAATTTTTCATCAAATTCCAGTCTCTCTCTCCTTATCCCCTTTCACCcccctgcagggatggggaggagtgagagagagactgcatggttctgatttactgctgggcttaaaccacggcACGTCTTCTCATGCTTGTATTGATACAGTGTGGACCAGTACTAAAgtctgtggttttcttttaattgtagGAGAGACTGACTTGAAATCAAAGAGTAAAATTGGTGGAGGCAAAAACGAAGGATGTATTAACAAAATTACTATTGTTGGAgctggagaacttggcattGCATGTGTGCTAGCAGTTGCAGCAAAGGTACATAATTATTATAAATAGCAACAGCCCTAATTAATAGACAGGTTTCAGTTTAGTTCTTAGTGTCTGACTCATAGAAATAACTCAGCAGTTTCAATAACTTGTAAGCCATGTGACTGCTTCTCTCATTCAGCTCATCAGTTAACTCATGGACACACAGAAGTGTTAGTTTCTGCCCTGTTTTCTCAGTCACCTTTTAAATACAAAAGGTTGAATATTGAATTCACCTATTTTGAAAATCCTTACTTAAAGGATTCTTGCCTAAGTAGTAGCCTCTTACCATCAGGATCTTCTAGTCCCCTGGAAAAGGATAGTCTCTAGAAGGTCTGCACTTCATTGTGGCTGTATGCTCAGAGATATCAGTCACACCAACATTTAGAACTTCCCAGAGATGgttttgtgaggtttttgtttgtttcataatAAGTTATTTTGCAATTAAACTCACTAAACTGAATTGTTTCTTTTGTGATTTGGCAGTAATTTTGATCAGCAATTTTGTTATATACACAGTACAACAAACACTGAAATTGGAGCGACACAGGGATATGTTCCTTGCCCCTACAAGAacaaatttttgtttgttttattgttgaTCTGCATTGCTTTTATTAATACAGGGTACTGCAGACAAGGTGGTTCTTTTGGATCTTTCTGAAGGTGCAGCAAAAGGAGGAACCATGGACTTGGACATCTTTGATTTGCCAAACGTGGAGATCAGCAAAGGTATTAGATGTTGTTTCTGGAATGGGAACAAATATGTACTGTGTAGTTGTGCTCATTTTAATGAGAGCAGGACATCTGGGGAGATACAGACATTCTGGCGTATAGGCCATCTTTTTAAAATCAGGATGTTATTTTTCCATagcttcttatttttcttcttttcagggTAGAATTGTTAAGAGAAGGCTCAGCAAAGCTTgcattgctttcatttcaggcttttttcaTCCTGTTTATAGAGGTAGAGGTGTGTGAGCATGTACTTCCAAAGTAAGAGGCTAATACTGAAATTGGACTCCTGcagaaatatagaatcatagaatagttagggttggaaaggacctctagatcacctagttccaacccccctgccatggacagggacacctcacactaaaccatcccacacaaggtttcatccaacctggccttgaacaccgccagggatggagcactcacaacctccctgggcagccgattccagtgcctcaccaccctaacaggaaagaatttcctcctcctatccaatctaaacttcccctgtttaagttttaacccgttaccccttgtcctgtcactacagtccctgacaaagagtccctccccagcatccctataggcccccttcaggtactggaaggctgctatgaggtccccatgcagccttctcttctccaggctgaacagccccaacttcctcagcctgtcttcatacgggaggtgctccagttccctaatcatcctcgtggccctcctctggacttcttccagcagttccatgtcctttttatgttgaggacaccagaactgcacacaatactccaggtgaggtctcacaagagcagagtagaggtgcaggatcacctccttcgacctgctggtcacgctccttttgatgcagcccaggatacagttggctttctgggctgcgagcgcacactgaagccggctcatgttcattttctcattgaccagcacccccaagtccttctctgcagggccgctctgaatctcttctcctcccagtctgtagctgtgcctgggattgctccaacccaggtgtaggaccttgcacttgtcatggttgaacttcatcaggttggcatcagcccacctcacaagcgtgtcaaggtccttctggatggcatcccttccctccagcgtatcaaccggaccacacagcttggtgtcgtcggcaaacttgctgagggtgcactcaatcccactgtccatgtcagtggtgaagatgttaaacaagaccggtcccaacaccaatccctgagggacaccactcgttaccagtctccagccggacatcgagccattgaccacaactctttgtgtgcggccatccagccagttctttatccaccgagtggtccatccatcaaattgatgtctctccaatttagagagaaggatgttgtgtgggacagtgtcaaacgctttgcacaagtccaggtagatgacctcagctgctttacccttatccatcaattccgtagccccatcatagaaggccaccaaattggtcaggcaggatttccccttagtgaagccatgctggctgtcaccaagcaccttgttgtttttcatgtgccttagcatgctgtccaggagaatgcgCTCCGAGATTttagcaggcacagaggtgagactgactggtctgtaattccccgggtcttccattttccccttcttgaaaatgggggttatatttccctttttccagtcgtcgggaacttcacctgactgccaggatttttcaaatacgatggccagtggcttagcaacctcattcgccagctccttcaggacctgtggatggattccatcaggtcccatggacttgtgtgcattcagattttgaagatggtctcgaaccagatcctctcctacagtgggcccaaggtcttcattctcagagtccctgcatctaccttctaagacctgggtggtgcagtcagagcctttgccagtgaagaccgaggcgaagaagtcattcagaacctcagccttctccaaatcctgtgtagccagttctcccgagagcttcctcagggggcctattttgtccctagtctgttttttgtttgctacgtacctgtagaatcccttcctattatccttaacatccctggctagtaGCAGAGGCTGAGGGGCTGTGGCTCGAAAGCTCTTCCACAGGGAAAGCTAGAACTGAATTGAGCAACTTCACCATTCTTCCTCACTTGCGTGTTGTGGTTTTATGTCTTTGTGCCCTCTgcaagatgaaatattttttttccctgtgcttctgatgtgctttttcttattttggagACAGGAACTTGTTCTGGTTCCACCAAGCTTCTTAGCTGCTTATTCTGCACCTGTCATTGCCTGCTCTACATCCTTTCATCTGTCTTGCAGGTTTTACTGCtagcacatttttttcctgaaccCTGGTTGTGTAACTGTACCACAAATCTCTGTTTGTGCCTTTGTAGTTACCTATTACATATTTACATTTGGGTAGAAAAAGCTTGTTGCTAGCCATGCTGTTAATAGTGTTAAAATACTACAAAATGCTTAAACAGTCACCTGTTATTTTAGTATGCTTACATCTAGGTTTGGGGCAAAGTGATACTAATTATATCCTGCTTAGTACGCTTCCAATATGCTTCCAGTGCAGTAGGCCTCTGCTTTGGCTTCAGAAGTGGTGTGACAGTCAAATTACATTGTTTCTGTGCCCAAGCTGATCACCTGTGTGGTACTTGGATATTCAGTTCCTCCCTCAAGGTGTTGCTGAAAGTTGGGAGAATAAAACTCCTTAATTACCAATGTAGCATTAAGAAGCAGGCaattctttattgcagtgctgggtgctAGGTGGGATTTCCACAAATTGAGCACATCCAATGCCGATTTCACCATTACAATGTGTCATTCTCTTCTGTTACGATGCTTGCATGGAGGAAGGGTCTTCACCTGGGCAAGGGTGTTCTTAATCCATGGGTGTGTTTTTTAGTATTATAATAAAGGCAGTTTTCTTCAGGACACCTTAAAAGCAAGTTTTGTTGCCAAGTTGTCAGATAACTCATCCTGTATACAATAGACCCTAGGTGCTCTGGTTATGGTCTAGAGAGTATAAGGACTAAGCCTAACATGTTAGAGAGAACAGGGATTTCAAGCAGTGCAGCATCTGATTTCAAGCAGCACAGCAACCCATGCTGACATAAAGGCTAACCTAAATCAAGATGTTCCTATAGCTGTTtcacaaacaaacacaaaatataaaatgattCAGTAAAAGTTAAGATAATCTGTAACAAAGGCAGTTTTGGCTTAAGAATTTCTTCAACAAATACGGTTGTGTCTTATCTTGAGCTATAATGAATACATGCATTTTACTTAAATAGACTTTTGGAACAGTTTTTATGATTGTCTACATGCCCTTGCTTaagctataaaataaaaaaaaataaattacagaaacCTCAGATAAAGGAAGTCTTTCCCCTTATTTAAAAATTGGAATAAAAATGGAGACTTTTCATGGATGATTTTCATGGGtaattttgttgttgggttgggttttttttcttttcttgccaaTACTTGGAAAACCATATCTGTCAACCCTGTATAGATGTTTTCTGGTCTCTGCTGTGTAACCCTCGACAAATTGCAGTCTGCTATCTCTATTTGCCAGCTATGAAATGAGAAAGTAGTTCTGCAGGAAACCTGTGGTTTACAGGTGCTGTGGAAGCACCCAGAATTCCACACTGGAGGATATGGGGGGGAAACAGGACGTGAAGAAGACCTAATTAAGCTGGATGCTGCAGTTTAGCCTTCGGGACACCTCTCTGTTTTGCCTCCAAAACTTGGTAGAATTACATAAATCttaaaaaactattttctttatattttcagatttttctgcttcagctgatTCAAAAGTTGTGGTACTTACAGTTAATTCTCTGGGTAATGCTCAAACTTATCTTGATGTCATACAAAGCAACGTGGATTTGTTCAGAGGAATTATTCCAGCAATATCACACTACAGTCAGAACACTGTTCTCCTTGTTGCTTCTCATCCAGGTATATTGGTACTTCACCTAATGTTCTATCCCTCAgctggctttttcttttgcctatttaaaaatgctgctgaatACACCCAGCAGTCAAAAATTCTTGCTACTCTaaagatgttttcattttcagctttgaGCAGGACACTGACTTTGAGagttttttctttactgttaccaagataaaagaaaatagtgTACTTTGAGTAAAAGGTatgtatttctgtgtgtttctgtgccTAGTTTCAACATGAGTGTTTCAACATGATTAGCATCCATTGGGTGTTGTCTTGTCAGCTGTGAGTTTTAAATATGTTTCTCCTGTGCAGTAAGTATAAATGCATGTGTGTTATGTGCCATATCTGATCACACACAAAGACTACTGATGTCCATAATACAGTCTTGATAGTAAATATCGCATCTATGTTTTGGTGGAAAGTTTAAGTCTGTTGCACCAGTGACACTGTGAACTAATGCAAAGCAAAAACGCTAcctaaaaaggaaagaagaaatgtgagCCTCTCTGTCCTGTAAACACACTGAAGACAGCCCTTCTCTATATCTCAAGTGCTTCTTGCCCTTGCTATCATTTAAATCTGTGAAGATGGAAAAGAGAGTGCTTgccaaatgaaaagaaattaaacactgCCTCAACTAAATTTAGAAGCATGTGAGATTTTTGGTAGAAGGAAGCGTGACTCATTCTGAAATTCCATTAGACTGCTCTTTAAGCTTTATTTGGGCTGTGAATTTTCTTCACCTCTTCCCCACCAGACTTGGTGGTTTAGGTTGAAATAAACTACTGATATGTCCTTACATGCTCATACCTTTTCTAAAGTAAATTTGGTCCTGAGTTTTTCAGAATTGTGAGTCTAGTTCACAGTTATGTTGAATTTTGAGTGGTCTTTCATTGTCaacctatttttcttttccacatacAGTTGAAGTAATGACATATGTGTCATGGAAGCTGAGTGGGTTTCCCAAAAGCAGAGTTATTGGAGTAGGTGCTAACCTAGATACTGAGAGATTTCGGAATATACTGGCAAACCTTTTGAAAGCACAGGTGGTGGCAAAAGATGCTTGGATCATTGGTGAACAAGGGGAAGACAAAGGTAAAGTGATACTTTATGACTATGAGTATATAATGTCCTGGCAGTGCTTAAGTAATGGAGTAATGAATGAATAattgagaaaaataatgcatGCGGTTATAAGCAGGGTGGTAGATTTTCATAATAATGCTTCCAAATAATGCAGTTTTGGTGTGTGCCCAAGACTGTGGACCTGGAGTGGTAGCAAAAGTATTTGACACTTGtcatagttaaaaaaaaaaagaagataatacAACCTCAAATGCTTTATATTTTGTAAAACAATACAGGTTAGAGGTACTGAGAAACGAAGGACATATAGTATAATATATGGTAGGTTGCTGCTCATGTAGGAATTATTACatattacttcattttttaagcAAGTCTCTGGCCAGATGCTGCTATGGAGTTTATTTCAGTAGCCCTGGGAGCCTTAGAAGGTTATTAGCTATATTTGGGATGTTGTGCAGGAAGGGCAGTGGGGAAAGCTTGAATTTATTACTagtatgattattttttttttattctcaccTTATCTGGTACCTATTTTAGTCACTGCTTAgatgtgcatttaaatattgATTCTATTTAGTACCAGCGTGGACCAGTTGTAATTTCGTCGCAGCTCAAACAGAAGGAATGGCTGCTCGTAACTCAAGGGAAACGGTGGCTAACAGGTAACACCATTACAAtctcaattatttttcttcGCATTTAGGCACTTGGTGTTTGCAGAGGctttctcttcagctcctcaTGAAGAGGAGGAAGTTTGCCCTAAAATGTTCACACATTGAGTCTACAGGAATTTGTAGGTCTGGGTGTTACTCACTTTTAGATATGTGTATACGGCCACtctttttctgaagttcttAATAATGTTGTGCCTGTAGTGATCTAAGGACAAGACAAGCTTTGCAGAATATACACTAAAAATATCAGAGCTGCCAGGTCAATCGTGTGTGGGGTTTTAAAGTAAATCTTCattctcttctgttgttttccaaACCAGAAATCATGTTTTTATAGTACACTTTACTTGATATGGTGCCTTAATCTGTCTATTGAGTTTTACATATAAACCAGATAGAAACAATTAAAATCTAAGCAtcatgtttttctcctttttctgatTTATACAGAGCTATGGAAGTTCTAAAGGGAAAAGGTCAGAGATCTTGGTCTGTTGGGCTCTCGGTTGCTGATTTGACTGACAGTATactgaaagataaaagaaaggTTCATTCTGTATCAACTCTGGCAAAGGTAAATGTGTTAATATCTTTTGGTTGGCactaaaattttattatttatattggATATGACTATTAATTTTAGCAGCACAGACATCTCACTTAAAGAGGTGTTCTGAAGTAGCACTTTCTTTCAACAACAGTTTCAATTCCAGtccaaaaatgaacaaaattcaATTATTGTGTTAATCTGAAACCAATATAAAAAGTGGATTATTTTTCCAAAGATACAGGACTCCAGAGGGGAAATATTCAAAGTTGCTGACCAGCTCTCCCAGAATAGCTGGATTTGGTAAATGAAATGTGTGTGTTGCAGTCTCACAGTGCACTCAGTATTGAATGTAGACCTGTCCAGGGGCCAGAAGAGTTTAGTATCTTTTATGAAagtataaaatgcattttctgccaATATTTTATTTGACCAGCTTTGAAATGGCTGGATTTTTTACTCAGTGATACTTTATATTGAGAAGATCATGAAGCtacatttatcttcaaacaAAGTTCTGTCTATAATTTTAAGTTTATCCTAAGAGGCTTCATTAAAGCATGAAGTCATTTCATGTAAGGAAAGTAAATCTCATGTAGAAACATGTACTTGTCACTTCTATTTACATGCTTCAGAAGGGTGATTTACAGGTCCTGGTGCAGGGAAATTGAGCAGGCTGCTTATTGCATTGAGTGCAGAGCTATACCTAATTTCATCATTATGCCTTCAAGTAAAGTTTTAAATCATTTATGAATGATTAGTTTATGAATTATAAATGCAAATACAGAGGAGTAACAAGTCTCTTAAACTGCAGAGTAACTACAGAATGTGAAATTTCCCATACAGATcctaagaagaaacaaaatttaCAGTGTAAACTTGAATTACAAGGATGTAAGTTCACTGAAGGCTCTCACAGAATGAATATGGGATCAATAATTGAAAAACGTTCCCTGGACACCGTTCTTTggctgcattttttaatttcatctgtGAAGTCCTGAAAGAACTAATGATACTGTCCTAGCAAGCGTCCCTGCTTCTTCTACATAACAAACTGGTTAAACAGTTTTTTGTAGGATAAACTTTGCCTGCAGTGTAGAGGTCTGCTTTACCTGTATTATGAAACTCCTCCAAATGTGGCATGgttcaagatattttttttatctgtacAATAATATTTTACAGTTTCTGTTCAGTAGCCTATTGCACAGGATTTAAAGTAACTCACATTTGACCTATAAAAAACCATGTCACATGATGGAGTATCCTTGCATAAGTAAAATCAATTTATTCTATGTAGTTCCATGCTTCAGGCAAAGCTGAAACTAAGTAACTGTGTGACAATGTACTTTGCATGTTGTTTCAGGGA
The Lathamus discolor isolate bLatDis1 chromosome 6, bLatDis1.hap1, whole genome shotgun sequence DNA segment above includes these coding regions:
- the UEVLD gene encoding ubiquitin-conjugating enzyme E2 variant 3 isoform X4 gives rise to the protein MAFSEEALRKQLGKYKFRDLTIEELKNVNKTYPNFTFSMNTYTFKDGSQKDLLNFSGTVPVKYGNSYNIPICLWILDSHPFAPPICFLKPTVNMGISVGKHVDAHGRIYLPYLQNWSHPKSTVIGLIREMIAKFEEELPLYSLSSSDAARQSELLSYIAKITQGETDLKSKSKIGGGKNEGCINKITIVGAGELGIACVLAVAAKGTADKVVLLDLSEGAAKGGTMDLDIFDLPNVEISKDFSASADSKVVVLTVNSLGNAQTYLDVIQSNVDLFRGIIPAISHYSQNTVLLVASHPALSRTLTLRVFSLLLPR
- the UEVLD gene encoding ubiquitin-conjugating enzyme E2 variant 3 isoform X3, whose product is MAFSEEALRKQLGKYKFRDLTIEELKNVNKTYPNFTFSMNTYTFKDGSQKDLLNFSGTVPVKYGNSYNIPICLWILDSHPFAPPICFLKPTVNMGISVGKHVDAHGRIYLPYLQNWSHPKSTVIGLIREMIAKFEEELPLYSLSSSDAARQSELLSYIAKITQGETDLKSKSKIGGGKNEGCINKITIVGAGELGIACVLAVAAKGTADKVVLLDLSEGAAKGGTMDLDIFDLPNVEISKDFSASADSKVVVLTVNSLGNAQTYLDVIQSNVDLFRGIIPAISHYSQNTVLLVASHPGILVLHLMFYPSAGFFFCLFKNAAEYTQQSKILATLKMFSFSALSRTLTLRVFSLLLPR
- the UEVLD gene encoding ubiquitin-conjugating enzyme E2 variant 3 isoform X2, coding for MNTYTFKDGSQKDLLNFSGTVPVKYGNSYNIPICLWILDSHPFAPPICFLKPTVNMGISVGKHVDAHGRIYLPYLQNWSHPKSTVIGLIREMIAKFEEELPLYSLSSSDAARQSELLSYIAKITQGETDLKSKSKIGGGKNEGCINKITIVGAGELGIACVLAVAAKGTADKVVLLDLSEGAAKGGTMDLDIFDLPNVEISKDFSASADSKVVVLTVNSLGNAQTYLDVIQSNVDLFRGIIPAISHYSQNTVLLVASHPVEVMTYVSWKLSGFPKSRVIGVGANLDTERFRNILANLLKAQVVAKDAWIIGEQGEDKVPAWTSCNFVAAQTEGMAARNSRETVANRAMEVLKGKGQRSWSVGLSVADLTDSILKDKRKVHSVSTLAKGCCNINSEVFLSLPCVLGTSGMIEMVKLEEDPLVQKKLQSTAGSINDLQQQLKLTSIET
- the UEVLD gene encoding ubiquitin-conjugating enzyme E2 variant 3 isoform X1, with amino-acid sequence MAFSEEALRKQLGKYKFRDLTIEELKNVNKTYPNFTFSMNTYTFKDGSQKDLLNFSGTVPVKYGNSYNIPICLWILDSHPFAPPICFLKPTVNMGISVGKHVDAHGRIYLPYLQNWSHPKSTVIGLIREMIAKFEEELPLYSLSSSDAARQSELLSYIAKITQGETDLKSKSKIGGGKNEGCINKITIVGAGELGIACVLAVAAKGTADKVVLLDLSEGAAKGGTMDLDIFDLPNVEISKDFSASADSKVVVLTVNSLGNAQTYLDVIQSNVDLFRGIIPAISHYSQNTVLLVASHPVEVMTYVSWKLSGFPKSRVIGVGANLDTERFRNILANLLKAQVVAKDAWIIGEQGEDKVPAWTSCNFVAAQTEGMAARNSRETVANRAMEVLKGKGQRSWSVGLSVADLTDSILKDKRKVHSVSTLAKGCCNINSEVFLSLPCVLGTSGMIEMVKLEEDPLVQKKLQSTAGSINDLQQQLKLTSIET